The Hyphomicrobiales bacterium genome includes a region encoding these proteins:
- the thrS gene encoding threonine--tRNA ligase: MITLSFPDGNKREFDAGVTGLDVATSIAKSLAKKSVAMKLDGELSDLSDPISKDSAIEFVMREDDDALELIRHDCAHVLAEAVQELFPDTQVTIGPVIENGFYYDFARETPFTLDDLAVIEKKMREIIQRNKPFTKEFWSREKAKEHFAAKGEDYKVELVDAIPEGEDLKMYAQGDWIDLCRGPHMTTTGKVGDSFKLMKVAGAYWRGDSDNEMLTRIYGTAWASDKDLKAYLHMLEEAEKRDHRKLGREMDLFHFQEEGPGVVFWHAKGWTLFQNLVNYMRRRLEEDYDEVNAPQILDKGLWETSGHWEWYRENMFVTSTEDDRTFAIKPMNCPGHVQIFKHGLKSYRDLPLRMAEFGAVSRYEPSGALHGLMRVRAFTQDDAHVFCTDEQMAEECLKINDLILSTYADFGFDEIVVKLSTRPEKRVGSDELWDRAESVMGEVLKTIEEQSDGKITTDILPGEGAFYGPKFEYTLRDAIGREWQCGTTQVDFNLPERFGAFYIDADGEKKHPVMIHRAICGSMERFLGILIENFSGHFPLWMAPVQAVVTTITSDADDYGREVAATLKKAGIKVITDFRNEKINYKVREHSLAKIPAIVVCGMREAEERSVNIRRLGSKHQTSMTLDEAIASLTKEATAPDLLRDE, encoded by the coding sequence ATGATTACCCTTTCATTTCCCGATGGCAATAAACGTGAATTCGACGCAGGCGTAACTGGCCTCGATGTCGCAACCAGCATTGCTAAATCTTTGGCCAAGAAATCTGTCGCGATGAAACTCGACGGCGAATTGTCTGATCTCAGTGATCCAATTAGCAAAGACAGTGCGATTGAATTCGTTATGCGTGAAGATGACGACGCGCTTGAACTTATTCGCCACGACTGCGCCCACGTTTTGGCTGAAGCCGTGCAAGAACTGTTTCCTGATACGCAAGTGACCATTGGGCCGGTAATTGAAAACGGCTTTTATTATGACTTTGCCCGCGAGACGCCTTTTACCCTTGATGACCTCGCTGTTATTGAGAAGAAGATGCGCGAGATCATTCAGCGCAATAAGCCTTTCACCAAAGAGTTTTGGTCACGCGAAAAAGCGAAAGAGCATTTTGCCGCGAAAGGCGAGGACTATAAAGTAGAGCTTGTTGATGCGATCCCTGAAGGGGAAGACTTGAAAATGTATGCGCAGGGCGATTGGATCGACCTTTGCCGTGGGCCGCATATGACGACGACTGGTAAGGTTGGCGATTCATTTAAGTTGATGAAAGTTGCGGGCGCTTATTGGCGTGGTGACAGCGACAACGAAATGCTGACCCGCATTTACGGCACAGCGTGGGCGTCTGACAAAGACCTCAAAGCTTATTTGCATATGTTGGAAGAAGCTGAAAAGCGTGACCACCGTAAGCTTGGCCGCGAGATGGATCTGTTCCACTTCCAAGAAGAAGGACCAGGTGTTGTGTTTTGGCATGCGAAGGGTTGGACGCTATTCCAAAACCTCGTCAACTATATGCGCCGCCGTTTGGAAGAAGACTATGATGAGGTGAACGCACCGCAAATTCTCGATAAAGGCTTGTGGGAAACATCAGGTCACTGGGAATGGTACCGCGAGAATATGTTTGTGACATCGACTGAAGATGATCGCACCTTCGCAATTAAGCCGATGAACTGTCCGGGCCACGTGCAAATTTTCAAGCATGGTTTGAAATCTTACCGCGACCTCCCGTTGCGTATGGCAGAGTTTGGTGCGGTATCTCGTTATGAGCCATCTGGTGCGTTGCACGGTTTGATGCGCGTGCGAGCGTTTACACAAGATGACGCGCACGTCTTCTGTACCGATGAGCAAATGGCGGAAGAGTGCCTCAAGATCAATGATTTGATCTTGTCGACCTATGCCGACTTCGGCTTTGACGAAATTGTCGTGAAGCTCTCAACCCGTCCTGAAAAGCGTGTTGGTTCTGATGAGCTTTGGGATCGTGCTGAAAGTGTGATGGGTGAAGTTCTTAAAACCATCGAAGAACAATCTGATGGCAAGATCACCACAGACATCTTACCAGGTGAGGGCGCATTTTATGGGCCTAAGTTCGAATATACTTTGCGCGATGCGATTGGCCGCGAATGGCAATGTGGTACGACACAGGTAGACTTTAACTTGCCTGAACGTTTCGGCGCTTTCTATATTGATGCCGATGGCGAGAAGAAGCACCCTGTGATGATCCACCGCGCAATTTGCGGCTCAATGGAACGTTTCCTTGGTATCTTGATTGAGAACTTCTCAGGCCATTTCCCATTGTGGATGGCGCCTGTGCAAGCGGTTGTGACAACGATCACATCTGACGCAGATGATTACGGTCGTGAAGTGGCTGCCACGCTTAAGAAGGCGGGTATTAAGGTCATTACTGACTTCCGCAATGAGAAGATCAACTACAAAGTGCGTGAGCATTCACTGGCGAAAATTCCAGCGATTGTCGTTTGTGGTATGCGCGAGGCTGAAGAGCGTTCGGTGAATATTCGT
- the yidD gene encoding membrane protein insertion efficiency factor YidD translates to MLRRLIRIYSLAISPLLGQNCRHQPTCSAYADEAIKRHGGWAGFWMTLARFIRCGPFGTSGYDPVDKELDARARWYLPWRYARWTGKHIDPDTRLD, encoded by the coding sequence ATGCTTCGACGTTTAATTCGCATTTATTCCCTCGCCATTTCACCGCTGCTTGGCCAAAATTGTCGCCATCAGCCGACTTGTTCTGCTTATGCGGACGAGGCGATTAAGCGGCATGGGGGCTGGGCAGGGTTTTGGATGACCTTGGCGCGGTTCATTCGTTGTGGTCCGTTTGGCACCTCTGGATATGATCCTGTCGATAAAGAATTAGACGCCCGTGCACGTTGGTATTTGCCATGGCGATATGCCCGCTGGACGGGTAAGCATATTGATCCAGACACACGGCTTGACTGA
- a CDS encoding iron-sulfur cluster assembly scaffold protein, whose amino-acid sequence MIDDVYNGKILEFAGNIERIGRLDNPSASAKAHSKLCGSTIVVDVIVEDGVVKDYAHEVKACALGQASSSIMARHVVGTSVEELKALKSTMHAMLKDNGPPPNGKFDDFKYLEPVRDYKARHASTLLAFDAIVDAFEQCECA is encoded by the coding sequence ATGATTGATGATGTTTATAACGGTAAAATCCTTGAGTTTGCAGGCAATATCGAGCGGATAGGGCGACTTGATAACCCGTCGGCCAGTGCCAAAGCGCATTCTAAATTATGTGGATCTACCATTGTTGTGGATGTCATCGTTGAAGATGGTGTTGTCAAAGATTACGCCCATGAGGTTAAGGCTTGTGCCTTGGGCCAAGCTTCATCCAGCATTATGGCACGTCATGTTGTTGGGACATCGGTTGAAGAGCTTAAAGCGTTAAAATCAACCATGCACGCGATGTTGAAAGACAATGGCCCGCCACCCAATGGCAAGTTTGACGACTTTAAATACTTAGAGCCTGTCCGTGATTACAAAGCCCGCCACGCAAGCACTTTGCTCGCTTTTGATGCGATTGTTGATGCATTCGAACAATGTGAATGCGCTTAA
- the folE gene encoding GTP cyclohydrolase I FolE gives MDAIVNQEQKNTDQNKPDRAKVEEAVRTLLAWTGEEVDREGLLDTPKRVAKAYGEFFKGYDEDPAEVLKTTFDDVGGYSDIVLVRDIPFYSHCEHHMVPFIGTAHVAYYPSSGVVGLSKLARVVDIFARRLQTQENLTTQIASTIDENLKPRGVAVLMEAEHMCMSLRGVQKAGVSTVTTEFTGIFKEEADEQVRFMQLIRGFGK, from the coding sequence ATGGACGCAATTGTAAATCAAGAACAGAAGAATACCGACCAAAACAAGCCTGATCGGGCTAAAGTTGAAGAGGCCGTGCGCACGCTTTTAGCGTGGACAGGTGAAGAAGTGGACCGCGAAGGTTTGCTAGATACACCAAAACGCGTAGCAAAAGCCTATGGCGAATTCTTCAAAGGCTACGACGAAGATCCAGCCGAGGTTCTAAAAACCACATTTGATGATGTGGGTGGTTATAGCGACATCGTGCTTGTACGCGATATCCCCTTCTATTCACATTGTGAGCACCACATGGTGCCGTTCATCGGCACGGCGCATGTTGCTTATTATCCTTCAAGCGGCGTGGTTGGCCTGTCTAAACTTGCCCGTGTTGTGGATATTTTCGCCCGTCGCCTTCAGACCCAAGAAAATTTGACCACACAAATCGCCTCCACCATTGATGAGAACCTCAAACCTCGCGGTGTTGCAGTTCTTATGGAAGCAGAACACATGTGTATGTCTTTGCGCGGCGTTCAAAAAGCAGGTGTTTCAACTGTCACAACTGAATTCACAGGCATCTTCAAAGAAGAGGCTGACGAGCAGGTGCGCTTTATGCAGTTGATCAGAGGATTTGGAAAATAA
- the hisI gene encoding phosphoribosyl-AMP cyclohydrolase codes for MTLFKLPGDKNSLEEGTELTPKFAADGLIPCIAQDAETGEVVMFAFMNEVSLAKTLETGEAWYWSRSRKELWHKGATSGSIQTVKEMRTDCDQDVILIKVSTAGDGSNCHRHVKSCFYRTVDINTQSPTNSALTHHDETE; via the coding sequence ATGACACTTTTCAAATTACCAGGTGATAAAAACTCACTTGAAGAAGGCACTGAACTCACCCCAAAATTTGCAGCTGACGGATTAATCCCGTGCATCGCACAAGATGCCGAAACGGGTGAAGTCGTGATGTTCGCTTTTATGAATGAAGTATCCCTTGCCAAGACACTTGAAACAGGTGAAGCGTGGTACTGGTCTCGCTCTCGAAAAGAGCTATGGCATAAGGGTGCAACGTCGGGCTCAATACAGACCGTAAAAGAAATGCGCACGGACTGCGACCAAGATGTCATCCTCATCAAAGTGAGTACGGCAGGTGATGGCTCCAACTGCCACCGCCATGTTAAATCCTGCTTTTATCGCACCGTCGATATCAACACCCAAAGCCCTACAAATAGCGCGCTGACACATCATGACGAAACTGAATAA
- a CDS encoding patatin-like phospholipase family protein has product MQKPSIGLALGGGAAKGWAHIGFMKALDEAGIKPDIITGTSMGAVVGGCWAAGKLDELEDFARSLTQRRVFALLDVSLTGSGLINGSRLAKLLMKNLAGIQIEDLDTSFSCLATELENGNEIWLSRGNLSQSLQASYALPGIFKPVNIDNRWLIDGALVNPVPITACRAMGANYVIGVSLSTAGVGMGTVIANSMMNNTPSQTENHDQIGNMPSASPNDEDHGDTKNSLDGQMADEKKDAPGISSVLVQSYNIIQDRVARSRLAGDPPDTLIMPSVGDIGMFDFHRAGDAIDAGYAAAQTIVQQLAPAKEPIAQTA; this is encoded by the coding sequence ATGCAGAAACCATCAATAGGTTTGGCACTGGGTGGCGGTGCCGCAAAAGGCTGGGCCCATATCGGCTTTATGAAAGCGCTGGATGAAGCGGGCATTAAACCTGACATCATTACTGGCACTTCCATGGGTGCTGTGGTTGGCGGCTGCTGGGCTGCTGGCAAGCTTGATGAACTTGAAGATTTCGCTCGCTCACTCACACAACGTCGCGTCTTCGCGCTGCTGGATGTGAGCCTGACGGGAAGCGGCCTTATCAACGGTAGCCGTCTTGCAAAACTATTGATGAAAAATTTGGCTGGCATCCAAATTGAAGACTTAGATACCTCCTTTAGTTGCTTGGCGACTGAGCTTGAAAATGGCAATGAGATCTGGCTGTCGAGAGGCAACCTGAGCCAATCCTTACAAGCGTCTTACGCCCTGCCCGGCATTTTCAAACCAGTGAACATCGACAATCGCTGGCTTATAGATGGCGCTCTGGTCAACCCTGTTCCGATCACCGCGTGTCGGGCGATGGGAGCAAATTACGTGATTGGCGTCAGCCTATCGACCGCAGGCGTGGGCATGGGAACCGTCATTGCAAACTCGATGATGAACAACACCCCATCCCAGACAGAAAACCATGATCAGATAGGCAACATGCCGAGCGCATCTCCTAATGACGAAGATCACGGTGACACTAAGAATTCACTTGATGGCCAAATGGCCGATGAGAAGAAAGACGCGCCAGGTATTTCGTCCGTGCTGGTTCAGTCATACAACATCATACAAGATCGCGTCGCCCGCTCACGATTAGCAGGCGATCCACCCGATACGCTTATCATGCCATCGGTTGGCGATATTGGCATGTTCGATTTTCATCGCGCAGGCGATGCCATTGATGCAGGCTATGCCGCTGCCCAAACCATCGTGCAGCAACTTGCACCAGCAAAAGAACCGATCGCTCAAACTGCTTGA